The Vigna angularis cultivar LongXiaoDou No.4 chromosome 9, ASM1680809v1, whole genome shotgun sequence DNA window AGGTCCTCCCTCCACTTCAAATTAATAACTAATGTAGATGTGAATGAAAAACCGCAACAATCCGGGCATAAAAATGAGCATAATGCAGAAAAACACCAAGGGCACACAGTTACacggaaaaataaaattactagaCGTTGCATGGTAAACCatgtcttaaaatttaaaatgccTATCAACATGACTAAGGATCATTTTAACTAACAGTTAGAAATACCTTATCAGTCATACAACTGAACAGTTAATGATGAAATAAATTACCACTTAACTACAAAACACATTTACCCATTTCAACTACTTAACTACAAAAGATAACAATCCAAGACCATATACAAGCAATCAAAATTGTAATATTGCCTCCTGTAGGAGTCACAAAAAGGAATTATGTGTAGTAAGAGAAGTTCTCACTCATTCCCAGAGTTCATCCGAATGGGGTGAAAGTTGCCTGGGGCAGGGACTCCATTAACTACATGACAACTTGATATACCACAACCCATGGAATCAAGATGAGGTTGACCTGTTGCTTGCATGGGAGGCTGCTGTAGCACTGGATATCCCATAGGTAGGTTGTTGACTGCACTGCAAACAAATGGTGTTAAAGAATAATGCaaggaaatgaaaaaataaaaaaagataaagcaAAGTGACTTGCGCATTTATAATCTATCCATCATTTTAGACTGAAATGTACACAGAAAGAAACACAAAGATTATGCAAAAGACTCGTACCTACAGgcaaacaaaacatttataacaCAGCAAAAAGTTCCCCGcattcataaaaataacacaacTAAGGAATATGTAAAAGGTTTCCTCAACTTAGATCTTAGGGTAATACAAAGCTAGAAATGCATCGGATAGAAGAACATACTgaactttcaaatttttgtatttCAGAATTATGAAGATAAAAATTTCCAAGCAATCTCGTAATAGCACTAGTAATTGATAATTCTTCAAGAATCCAAACTTCTTAACTATCAAACTTTTGGTTAAATCTAAGCATTAACGTCTGGCGTGAAATCAGGCAACACCATAGTTAATACCCaggaaaatgtatttaattacTGATTAATTCTCttcaattaataatgtaattaagTTTTCACAGTACAGCCTCTATGCTTTTCAGGAACTTCAGAGAATCATGAGAATCTTACTACTTTTCTAATTTTCATGAAGTATCACTTTAGACCATTTAGACGAGACATGTGGGTTCCCTGTTGTTGGCATGAAGTTTAGAGTGCAGTGAGAGTGAAATTACATAACATGAGAAGTGACACATAAGTGTTATCACTCAACTCAACACAGTTTACATTTAGCAATGCAAAGATGTGAAGATCTTTGTGTTTAACACAAACTGTCACATATACACACTGATAAGAGGGCAAGAATGTACCAGGCATTGGATGGATTCCGTTCTGTATTGGGGCCAATGGTACCTTTGCAGGCATGGGACACTTCATTAGATGATACTGATGCTCAAGCAAATGATTGAATAAAAGAATTTGCTTTTTCAATTTTAGCCTGATATAGTAGGCCCTGAAGAAATCTGCGTTCTCTTCCTCCAACTTCTGCCATACTGAATTAAAAAGGACCGGTTACAAAGCAATGGGACATGAGTCTGCATCTACTTTAAAAGGTATTGAAAAGATACAAGAAGGCAAGTAGTTCCATATTTTCTATAAAAGCTTTAAAATTATGCTAATTAGCATGTAATCTAACACATGAATCGGATAACAAATTAGGCTAAATAAAACTTGCAAAATCCTTGCAATTTACATATCAATATCATTTAAACATTTGCCACAAATATCATATACAatagttatataattaattacaattcaCAATGCAATACATAGATGGCATGACGAAGACCTTAAGATGCCTACCAAGGGTAGTGAATCCAGGATCTATCTTTGCCCGTGTCAATAGTGTTTTAACCACTTCATCTTTATTCATATATAACTGTAGGCATCTTTCTATTAAATTCTGGACCTGTTTGAATATGTAAtccaaaagacaaaaataaacagATTAATTCACTTAAACTTCTGCAgattattctaataaaaattcaatccCTGACATATAGGAAGCACGGGGAAAATGggaaataacagaaaactaatCAAATGTTCAGCAGAGAACAGATATCCTTACAAACTCAATATCCTGCCGTGAAACTTTTTTACTGTCATTGCTTGTAGCAGATGCTGAGCCTGTGTCTGTAACAGGAGCATCATTTGTGTGATTGTTTGGTTGTTCACTCTTAGGCTCATGAGAAGCTTGAGTTGATGACTGCAATTCTTCTGAGCTCTGCAAATTCATAAAAGGTTAGCTTAGTGTAACTACAACAAATGTAAGCAGCCACAGGAGTTATGAAGGAAATTTAGAGGATTAGGCATATCGATGTAGAATGCCAGAAAGCCTGCAGATCTTTAATGTTCAGAACATTAAATATGTACAAACTAGTTTGCTTCTACAAGCATTACAACAAACTAGACAACTGGAAATGGCAAggacattttattatttttcggGGAAATACTGAATTTTGCCTCTCGTTAACCTCCATAATGTtcaaatttgataaaagaattatatcaTTGCGTTTTGAGTAATAGACCTTCATTCCATAATTATTCAGTTAGATTCCTATTGAAGAACAATTAGATTCAGAACAACTCCATCACTTGTTAACTTAATAATTAGTTATTGCTGGCAACACCAGTGACAGATTAGATAACAAACCACCATGAAAAACCTCCATTTCTTCGATTTTAAAAGCACAAACCATTATCTCAATGCATACTGTGAAATTCACTATGGTAACCGACCATTCCCTTTCCCTCGTCATATCAACCCCTTGTTGGTACACAAGTGCACATCTTATAAAGGTTTTCCACCAAAACAACCAAATTAACAATGTCATATAAACACGAACAAAATCATTCTATATCCATTCAAACCAAGTGACAAACACCCAGACTACAAAAAGATTATACGGGAGGAATTAAGAAAAAGTTACAAATAAACTCTATTAGCAATGACTGGCATACGTAATAAATGTGCACTCAGTGATAACAGAACTACCACTGCTACTAAATTGGgctaaaattatttgttaaagtttataaattagaAACTTTTCAATTCTCCGACCATGATAGATGGTTGAACAAAGACATACCAAACCACAGTGATGTTTCAGATTTAGCTAATACGGGGAATAATACGCTTATGTCGATTGAATTAAGTAGTTTCATAAGGGTAAATTTGTCTTTCTCTCAGCAAACAGCACAGCATGCATCAAATGGTTGGCTGTAACTAGATTTTAAAAGGAATAATATCATGCATATATATTCTCAATGTTGACATCCAATAAGGCCAACTGTATATTAGATTCATAAACTTAATCATTGCGATGGTGGATATTGCAAACTATGCACCAAATAccaagataaaaaaacatataacagGGGAACCTGCAAGTTCTTCATTTCAGCAGAAAGAAGGCTGACTGCATGTCTTTCAGGGATTTAAGTAACCACTAACAGTCTTCGAATTCAAGTTTGTTTGCATTTATGTCAATGACACTCCCAAGTTGAAGCAGTCTTCATATGAAACAAGTGGAGTAATGAGAGAATGGTAAACCATACCGCTTAAATAAGCATATGGTTATTTAATTCAACAAAAACCAAATAcctttaaacaaatataaaataaaaataaaaaataacatgttcTACATCAGAGAGAACCTCATGTGACAAAGAAAATGTAGTTGCCACTTGTCTGTACTGTTGAAAAtctttaaaaggaaaataaggtCCATTAGCTGtgcaattaaaaataaaaatacccaGAAAGGAAGGATGACAAATGCATTTATTACTACACTAAAGTAGACATAAGCAAATTAGTGCACCCAGTCTAAGATGACGCAAAAAAGCATAACTTCCATAGTTTTTATCTTTTCAGTCAACTTAGTAATTTCACCATTCCTTGTAAAAGAATAAATCAGATGAGAATCCATGGCGTTTAAGATGAGTGGTAAAATTCTTCAgccagaaaaaataaattaaaaattaaagtcgGTTCGGGTTCTCCAAGGATTAAGCAATAATTAATCTGTCAATTTTAGAAACCACGagaaaagggaagaagagaatgcaattattttcagaaaaaatgGCAGTCGTGAACCAATGTCTTCCTCCAATGGATCCTAAGTATCCACAATTGATTCAAACGGTAGAACAGACAAAAAAACAGaatttttcaaatcttaaaAAAAGGAATTGGTGAACAAATTTGGAGCAAACCAGATCTCAATTGTCAATGAGATGCTGAGAGGTGAAGTAGAAGAAACAGACGAATTCATCAAGCAAAGAAACACCTTCAAGGAATAAACTTTCCAAGCCACCAAAGAAGAAAGCACCCCCAATGTCCCCGAAAACAAACACCCCATGAAGCAAATAAGGGAAATGAAGATCTACCAAATATATTACCTCACAGCAAGTTCCTGAATCTccaaccagaaaaagaaaaacacagtTATATCGACAGATTTAAAAACCCCACCAGCTATTTCAAGCTTAATTAGCTTGAAAAAGATGCATCAACTCATGGGAAGGGAAAAGGAATGGAAATTTAGGAAAAATAGGGAAGGCTGGTGAGTGGGGGCTGAGGTTGAAAGAACGAAGAAGTGAAGAgtgaacaataataataatagcatTTGAGGTTTAAGaagatattttgaaaaggttggAAAATGATATTTACATTAGGGACACAAGTCTGAATGACAATGAGGGTGCTTGAAGAAAATTACAGTGTgtatgagagagagagagtgtgagagagagagagagagagtgtgtgagagagagagagagttgtTATGTACAAAAGGTTAAGACAGGGTGAAAGAGATGCCTTGTGGAAAATTTAGGAACGGggaaatcaaattttgaaaaatatattctacTAACAATTTTGGATGGTGACTTCTTTTGACTCATTTGCTTTggactttttattatttattttttctagtaagtaaataataaataaataatgatgagtaaaattaaatttgtgtttatatttatataagacAAAATATAGAAGTGTTCAGATCCATGCGACTCAAGCCGCTGATTTATCGgctttaaacaaaacaaaagaaacaccAAACTAACTGGTTCgaaattaatgtttataattacTAGGCTCTATCAGATATTACAATGAAGTCTACCTGTtgtaaaacaattacaaaaaaataatgctTATTTAATTGTATGGATGACTCACGGTTAACTTTGAATTAGATGGTTCATGTTACTCACATAATCAAGCATTACTTCTAAGATTGAATGACTGGATCAATAGTCAAACAGTCAATTTATAAAGAGACTATCTCATCAGATAAagcataattattatttattatactgtaattagatttttatcagtgtaaagtttattttgaaaaa harbors:
- the LOC108318898 gene encoding uncharacterized protein LOC108318898 isoform X1 produces the protein MKNLQSSEELQSSTQASHEPKSEQPNNHTNDAPVTDTGSASATSNDSKKVSRQDIEFVQNLIERCLQLYMNKDEVVKTLLTRAKIDPGFTTLVWQKLEEENADFFRAYYIRLKLKKQILLFNHLLEHQYHLMKCPMPAKVPLAPIQNGIHPMPVNNLPMGYPVLQQPPMQATGQPHLDSMGCGISSCHVVNGVPAPGNFHPIRMNSGNDMVMDHNAPDMTPVIPPNGTMSSVSEMPVSPTSVASSGHFPFTASEISGMGADASALDTAFTSDVASSVGLQLAPDGGNGISRSLDQIQWNFSLSDLTADLPNLGDLGALGNYPGSPFLPSDSDILLESPDQQDIVDDFFVNSEPPCSQSDEDKS